The nucleotide sequence GCTTAGTCATTATTGAATCTCGACACGATTAAGCTTTCTTTAATTCTATGGCAGATGCCATGATTTAGTGGGCTTGATTGGATAGTTAATCTTGGGGACGCAAACTATGGCGTGGCACATTGCAAAATTTGAGCACTTATCAGTACAAACCTTATATCAAATCTTAAAGCTTAGGGTCGATGTGTTCGTCGTCGAACAAGCCTGCGCTTACCCTGAGCTTGATGGTAAAGATTGCTTGGATGATAGCCGCCATGTTTGGTTTCAAAGTGAGGTTGGCGATATCTTAGCTTATGCCCGCATTTTACCTGCGGGCGCCAGTTATCTGCATCCTGCCATTGGCCGCGTTATCGTGGCCTCGGCCTCGCGCGGTAAAGGTTTAGCCCAAGAGTTAATGCAGCTTGCGGTGGCTTATTGCCAACAAACTTGGCCGGGCAAACCGGTAGATATTGGCGCGCAGCATCACTTACTGGCTTTTTATCAGGGGGTAGGTTTTGAAGCGATTTCAGAAGTGTATTTAGAAGATGGTATTCCCCATATCGACATGCGCTTGCAGCCTTAGGCGGGTAAGCGCTGCCTCAATCAATGAGGTAAATTGGCAAATCGATAAAGCGATAAACGCTAGATGCTCAACCATGAGCATCTAGCACTGCGCAGCACCATCTAGCCTTTCATCATCAGCTCTTGCGTCATCAAAGCCTTACTTGCCATCATCCTAAGTTAGGACAGTAAATGGATTTCGCGAATCGGGCAGGCCAGTGAAATATTGGCCTGTTTGAGGCTATGCAATAAGGCTAAATTCACCTGATATTTGCTGTGATAGTAATGGCTGGTTTTCACAAAATAACGCACGCCAAGTTCTATGCCGACATTGGTGAGATTATTTATCCCCACTTGAAAATCAGGCTGTTTACTCACTAATTCCGACTGCTGCAAACTGGCGTTTAGTAGCGCAATCACAGCTTCGACATCATGCTCGACGCTCACAGTAAATTGGCTTTCTACCAAGCGATAATCAAATGAGTTATGCAGCACATCGCCAATAATCATCTTGTTGGGAATACTGATTTGCTCGCCATCTTCATTAATCAGAATAGTGGCGCCGAGGCGAATATCCTTCACTATGCCGTTAATGCCTTTAATTTCTATGGTGTTACCTATTACAAAGGGGCGCGTGACTATTAAGGTGACACCGGCCGCGTAATTTGACAGCATGCCTTGAATGGCAAGGCCAGCACCAAGGGATGCCGCACCAATCGCCGCCACCATAGGGGTAATGCTAATACCAAGCTTACCCATAACTATTATGACCACCATCACAATCACAATAATGCGCACTAAGTTGCTGACAAAATTGCCTAAGGTGACATCTATCTTATGTTTTTCAAATTGACGGGTAATCAATTTGGCGAGCTTGTTAGCCAGCCACAGCCCCAATAAGAAAATGATGCCAGCGCCTATCAGTTGAAAACTGTAGCGCACTAAAAACTCACTGATGTACTGGTACACACCTTGCAGTTGCGCCAATTCCTGCTCTAGCTGATCCTTTGCCATGCTTGCTCCTATGTGATTGGCTGTGTTTACATTTTACTGTGATGTTAACACAAATGTTAAGTGATCTTAGTCGCGTTTTTAGGCCAGCTTTAATGGTGAACTCATGGGAGTAAGGTATGTTTAGCTGTCGATGTTCTCAAAGGAATTTAGCTATGTTAAAGCGGATTTGTGCCTTAAGTTTATTGTGCGTGAGTCAGTGGGCTATGGCCGCTGAATTAAGCCAAGGAAGTACAGTGGTTGCCACCAGTTTGTTAGATCAGCATGAACAAGTGCAGCAGATCTCAAGCGAGAGTCGCTATGTGTTATTTAGTCGCGGCATGAAAGGCGGCGAGTTGATCCAAGCGGCATTTGAGCAATCCCCTGAAATAGCCAAATCGAATCAAGTGCTATATGTGGCGGATATTAGCGGCATGCCAGGTTTAATTGCTAAGTTTGTGGCCATACCGCGGATGCAGGAATTAGCCTATACAGTCGCGCTTGATAGAGAAGGCCAGCAAACTACCGATTTTCCAGCCGAAAAAGATAAAGCCACCATTATCACCCTAAACAACTTAGTAGTGACTGACATTCAGTTTGTCGATAGCAGTGATGCTATCGTGCAAATCGTTAAACTCTAATGACAAGGCACCATTAACCATGGCGTTAATGGTGCCTAATTAAGGGCTTTTTAAGCGGTTTCATGCTGCTTAAGTATCACCAGTAATTCTTCTTTTAACGCTAATTTACGCAGTTTCTTCGCACTTAATTCTTCAGCAAATTCAGCCGGATGCTTTTCAATATTATTGATCTCATGATCGAGTTGATTATGCTCATCAAAAATTCGCTGAAAATGATGATTGCTCACTTTAAGTTCAGAAATTAACTCTCGATATTGTGGAAACATAGTCACTTCCTATCTATTTACTGGGTTGTTAAGCATTACACTACTCCCGCTAAACATAGGTTTCAGTGATCTAGATCATAGTTTTATTTCGCGTTGTTATCATTTTGCTACGTAGCGGTTAATGGTTTGGCTTGGGTTTTTGTGGGCAATATCACCAATCGCTGAATTCAGTTTTGTGACCGAGCTAACTTTTAAGATGTGTTATCTTAGCTAATGTGTAAGATATTGGAATTTTCCTTCATAACGGTAAGAGGCTTTCAACATGGCTGATGTATTTCATCTAGGTTTGACTAAGCAAATGTTAGATGGTGCGAGTTTAGCTATCGTGCCTGGCGATCCAGAAAGAGTAAAACGCATTGCAGAAACTATGGAAAACCCAGTGTTTCTTGCAAGTCACAGAGAGTACACCAGTTATCTTGGCTATTTGAACGGCAAAGCCGTCGTCGTGTGCTCAACGGGTATCGGTGGCCCATCAACGTCAATTGCCGTTGAAGAATTAGCCCAATTGGGCGTGACTACCTTCCTGCGCGTTGGTACCACAGGCGCCATTCAGCCGCATGTGAATGTGGGCGATGTGATTGTGACGCAAGCGTCAGTGCGTTTAGATGGTGCTAGCTTGCATTTTGCGCCGATGGAATTCCCAGCGGTGGCAGATTTTACTTGTACTACCGCTATGGTGGCTGCGTGTCGTGATGCCGGTGTTGAGCCGCATGTGGGCATTACTGCTTCATCTGATACCTTCTACCCAGGTCAAGAGCGCTACGATACCGTAAGCGGCCGCGTAACTCGCCGTTTTAAAGGCTCAATGCAAGAATGGCAAGAAATGGGCGTACTGAACTATGAGATGGAATCAGCGACCTTATTTACCATGTGTGCCTCACAAGGCTGGCGCGCTGCCTGCGTTGCGGGCGTAATCGTTAACCGCACTCAGCAAGAAATTCCTGATGAAGCCAGCATGAAGAAAACTGAATCTCATGCGGTTGGTATAGTGGTTGATGCCGCGCGTAAGCTGCTGGCATAACTGACTTAGCAAGAGAGCCGCGCAGACTCATGTAGTCAGTCGCAGCCAGCAGCAAAAAACCGCCATTACAGGCGGTTTTTTTATGCGAACTTATTTTATTCATCTTAACAGTGATTGTGCTCGCAGCTAATCAGTTTGAAATTTAGTGCATGGATTGATTAGGTTTTGCTATGGGTATCCCAGTTCATTACCTTGCCCTTGCTGGCGGTGCCGTCTGAGCCAGAATCATCAATTTGCCACATGTCCTTGGCAATGTTGTTGTCGCTCAGTAAATCTCTGGCCTTCTTAAGTGCATCGGCATCATAGGTGAAAGATGTATTACCACCGCCATTGATATCAAGCTCGAAACTCGCATCAGCCTCACCGAAAGACCACTCGCCGCTGCTAGACTGAACCGGATTGGCGAACACTATTGCGCCATTAACTTCATGATTCCCCCCGCCGTTCAGCTGGAAGGATTCCCCTGTAACTATAATCATGCCGTCGTAAGCGAGATTATTTCCCGAGATAGTTAAATTACCCGCCACGACTAAGATGCCAGCGCCGGTATTTCTACCTTTTAGGCTCAGGTCGCCTTGGTGGTAGGTTATTTTTGGGTTCTGTTCTGTTCCCATGTTACTGGGAGCGATACCCTTCTTAGGATCTGACGTTGCCATGGCGGTCCACTCTGCCTTAATAGCAGCTATGTATTGCGCCATTTTTTCTGGGTCACCAAAGGGATCGTCGAACTTGACCTCCTCAATGCCACCCACATAGTTGTCCATGTGTCCTTTATCTTTGATGTCGTCGACTATCATGTTCACGTTGTCAGCCGAGTTGGTTGCGATAGCAGGTCCGCCGTTAGCACCGACTACTTGAAAATTGTTGCTGTTAGCGGTATCGAATTTTGTGATGTTACCTATGATGTTCATCGCGGCTAAGTTACCGCCACCAGACCCTTTGGCATAAGTAATGGTTAAGCAGCGATTAACGCCTGAGTCGGCGATGTTGCCGCAGCTAACGATAGTGGCATTGTTATCCGTGAATTGCAGGCTAGTAATTTGCCAACTGGCGGCGATTTTACTGGTGCTGTCAGTTGGCGACAGTCTGGCCATGCTATCGGTATTTTTACTCGCATTTATAGCCGTTAGGCAATCGTCCGATTTGCCCCAACTGGCGGCGTTGAGTGGATTATCAAGCCAGGTCACGGCATTGACTAGGCCTGTCTCTGCGGCCATAAAGGCCTCAGTTACTTGTTTATCATTACTGGCCAGACGCTCACCGAGAAGAGATTGGCTGGAGCCTGCAACCCCGACTAAGGTTAGCACCAGTAAAAAAACTAGCCCTATGGCTAGTACTGCGCCTTGTTGTTTGTATTGCATACAATTCCCTTTATTGTGCAATCCATGAAAGTGATTGATTCATGGAATTAACTGGAAAATTTAACCGCCAAGACGTTGTTACGTACAGCGACGTTAAATTCGAGCAAGTGAATACGATTATCACTGCCGTTCGTTGAATTTATGCCTAGCGCGAGTCGCACCATCAAAGGACTGGCGCAAGAATGCCCCATATCTTTGGCTATGCATTGGCCTTTGAAACTGGCCACTTGCTCGGAAATAGCTTCGGCAACGCCGCCTACAGTGCGGGTTAATACGCCGGAAGCTAAGGTGTAGACGACATTCTGCGCTCCAACAGTGAGCGTAAGTATGCTGTTGCCGTTAGCGTCATCGACCTGGCTTACCGATGTTGCCGCCTGTACATCTGCGGCCAGCAAATCGCTGGTGAGAGAGATATCCCCTTGCAGCTGAGCAAAACGCTGAGTTTCGCTATAGGCCAAGTTGGCACTGACAAAAATTTGCGCGGCGCCCAACATCACAACCAACCCCAGTGAGAGGCTGATCATTAATTCAATCAGTGATAGTCCGGCTTGTCTTGTTTGGACGAATGTCACGGGAGTATGCATTACGGGCCTCCGATACTTGGGTATAGATCGACGGAATAGCTAAACTGTGATGCCACATCGTTGGCGCCGAAACGGGCCTCGCCCCAACTGACGGTAATGACATAGGTATTAGTGCCAGCTGTGTTGATAAGACTCAGGTTTAACCCCGGCAAGGTTTGGTTTGTGGCTGTTTGTTGCCAGTGGGCCAGCCATTCCTGTTGCAATTTATCTGACGTGAGCGGGGTATCCATGGCCATATTACCCCACAGACGTTCAACGGCATCCGTGGCGATCACGCTGGCAATGCTGCGCTGGTAGGCAGAATGGCTGATCTGTAGTGTTTTGAGTTGCAGCGCGGCCATGCCTAGCACCCCGAAGGCGACGATAAAGGCGGTAATTAACACCTCAATCAGTGAAAAACCTTGTTGGCGTTTTTGCTTGTGCATGAACATCTTCATACGGACCCACCCTGACAACTGCCGCTAACTAGCTTGAGTGTGCCGCCGATCCCTGCCTGCAGTTGGCGCTGATAACCACCGTAGGTGATATCGATACAATTGGGTGAGCCGGCGCTGCGTCGTCCGCGTAAATCGAAACCGAGTTTGGCGGCACTGACAGAGGTGCCTGTGGTGGAGTTATCTATCTCTTTCAGCACTGTGGTACCGGTTTTCACTTCGGCTTTCCAGCCCTTAACACCGCTGATGGTGACCTCGACGGTTGCCTGACGCTTGATAGCTTCAGAGCGGGCATAATGCATAGTGGCCAGCAGTTGGTTGGCCTGACTGCGCGCAGTGTTATCTCGGATCATATCCGCAAAAGAGGGCGCGCCGATGGCGGCTACAATTCCTATGATGGCGACCGTCACCATGAGTTCTACCAAGGTAAATCCCCGCTGACAGGCCGAGTATGCCTGATTCATTACTCGCTCCTTTATCATGGTTACCAACAAGTCGTAGGGGTTTGCGCTCCTGTGTGCGTCATTGTCATAGTGCTGCAAGCTGTGTCTTTATCTTGTGGTGATTTGGCGATGGCGCTTAAGGTATAGGTTCCAGCAGTTAGCACTGTGGCCTTGACGCCGTAAAATCCGCCTGGAGAAGCAAACTCAACATCTTTGGCTATGGCGCTGCCAATATAAGTGTTGGTTGAGGTGTACTGACGTTCGAGACGTTGAGCCGCATTGATGAGTGCATCATGAGCATCTGTCCTGCGGGTCTTGAGCACATGTTCCTGATAAGAGGGCAGCGCAATACTTGCCAATACCGCTATGATGGCAACTGTGATCATCAGCTCTATCAAGGTAAAGCCACGGCTGCTCGTTTTGTTTGAATTTTTATGCATAACAACTTCGCAATTCATTACAAAACAATGACATACCCTTTTTTCGAGATGTTCTCAACCGTGATAGTGGGATCTCCCTCTAAGAAGTTCACTATGCAGGCAGCAGAATCAAAGTTAGTAACCCATTGGTGCGTTTCTCATTGCGCTAGTTGTTTGCAAGCCATTCAGCTAAGTAGTAATAGCTAAGCTTGTGCCATATAGTGCTAAGGGTATGATTGTTTTGTAGTCAGGCATTTTCGGCCTGCTTGTTGATGCCGTGTTTGTTGCTGTTGATAAGTGCGCAGTGCTTTTGAAGGCAGCTGTGCAAGCAGGTTCTAAGGGCTAGGAGGTATGAGTATGGTGCAAGCGGAATTTCTGTGGCTCGGGGTGGGCATAGGTCTCATCTTGGCTGAGGTGATTGTTCCTGGGGGCATAGTGATTTTACTCGGGCTGGCTTGTCTTATCGTGGCGGCGGCCTTGGCACTTGGCTTAGTGGTTGGTGTGGCGCCGAGTTTTACCTTGTGGTTTATGGTCTCGATTGTATTGCTGCTGGGCTTTAGGCAAGTAACGCAAAAGCTGATTGGCGGCGATAAACATATTGATAATACCGATGAAGACTTAGATATTTACAATCAAACCGCTGTGGTGATTGCCGCCATTGGCCCGGGGGAATCCCAAGGGCGCATTGAGTTTCAAGGCAGTCAGTGGCCAGCATTAGGCGATGGCACTGTGATAGCTGTTGGCGCCAACGTACGGATAATTTGCCGTGAAAACATAGCCCTAGTGGTTGAACCGCTAGCGCCCGAACAAGCTGATTAAGGAGTGACAGATGCTAATTTTTACTGTGCTGTTTTTAGTGCTCATTTTTATTGTCTACAAATGGATTTTGATTGTGCCGATGCGCGACGTGCATGTGATTGAGCGCTTAGGCAAGTTTAAAAGCGTGCTGTCCCCAGGCTTTCACTTCTTAATACCTTTTATTGACCGAGTGGCCTATCGCCACGATACCCGCGAGCAAGTGCTAGATGTGCCGCCGCAATCTTGTATTTCTAAAGACAATACTCAGCTTGAGGTTGATGGATTAGTGTATCTCAAAGTCATGGATGGCAAAGAAGCTAGCTATGGCATTGAAAACTATCGTATGGCGGCAGTGAATTTAGCGCAAACCACTATGCGCTCTGAGATAGGTAAATTGACCTTAAGTGAAACCTTTTCTGAGCGCGATAAACTTAATGACTCCATAGTGCGCGAAATTGATAAGGCCTCGGCGCCTTGGGGCATTAAAGTGTTGCGCTATGAGCTTAAAAACATTACGCCTTCGCGTCACGTCATTCATACCCTTGAAAAACAAATGGAAGCCGAGCGGCGTAAACGCGCCGAAATCACCTTAGCCAATGCCGAAAAGGCGGCCATGATTAATCTGTCTGAAGGCGAACGCCAAGAGGCGATTAATATCTCTGAAGGCCAAAAGCAAAAACGTATTAATGAAGCTAAAGGCACGGCGCAAGAAATTAGTATTGTGGCTAATGCGCAGGCGCAAGGGCTTGCCATGGTAGGGGAAGCCCTGACTCATAGCGGCGCGCAAGCCGCCATGGATATGCAGCTTAAACAGCAGTTTATTAATGAGTTTGGCAAGGTGATTGCCATTGCCGATGTGGCCATAGTGCCAAGTGAGTTGGCTAAGATAGATGGCTTTTTTACTGGCATGGAGCAAGTGTCATCCACCATAGCGGCGCAGCAAGTTAACGGGGGCAAAGCATGAATCACTTAGATACCGACGCGTTAGTCATGGCGATTTGGGCGCTGCTATTTTTGATTGTAGTGGTTAAATTGTTCCAATCCATACGGTTAGTGCCAACCAAATCAGCCCATGTGGTTGAGCGCTTAGGTAAATATCACAGTACCTTAGATGCGGGCTTTCATGCCTTAGTGCCGTTTGTGGATAAGGTTGCCTATATTCACGACCTTAAAGAAGAAACTATCGATGTGCCGCCGCAAGAATGCTTTTCTAGCGATGAAGTCAATGTGGTGGTTGATGGCGTGATTTACATTTCGGTGG is from Shewanella sp. SNU WT4 and encodes:
- the udp gene encoding uridine phosphorylase, whose amino-acid sequence is MADVFHLGLTKQMLDGASLAIVPGDPERVKRIAETMENPVFLASHREYTSYLGYLNGKAVVVCSTGIGGPSTSIAVEELAQLGVTTFLRVGTTGAIQPHVNVGDVIVTQASVRLDGASLHFAPMEFPAVADFTCTTAMVAACRDAGVEPHVGITASSDTFYPGQERYDTVSGRVTRRFKGSMQEWQEMGVLNYEMESATLFTMCASQGWRAACVAGVIVNRTQQEIPDEASMKKTESHAVGIVVDAARKLLA
- a CDS encoding prepilin-type N-terminal cleavage/methylation domain-containing protein, with the protein product MHTPVTFVQTRQAGLSLIELMISLSLGLVVMLGAAQIFVSANLAYSETQRFAQLQGDISLTSDLLAADVQAATSVSQVDDANGNSILTLTVGAQNVVYTLASGVLTRTVGGVAEAISEQVASFKGQCIAKDMGHSCASPLMVRLALGINSTNGSDNRIHLLEFNVAVRNNVLAVKFSS
- a CDS encoding DUF465 domain-containing protein, with translation MFPQYRELISELKVSNHHFQRIFDEHNQLDHEINNIEKHPAEFAEELSAKKLRKLALKEELLVILKQHETA
- a CDS encoding type IV pilin protein codes for the protein MHKNSNKTSSRGFTLIELMITVAIIAVLASIALPSYQEHVLKTRRTDAHDALINAAQRLERQYTSTNTYIGSAIAKDVEFASPGGFYGVKATVLTAGTYTLSAIAKSPQDKDTACSTMTMTHTGAQTPTTCW
- a CDS encoding mechanosensitive ion channel family protein, translated to MAKDQLEQELAQLQGVYQYISEFLVRYSFQLIGAGIIFLLGLWLANKLAKLITRQFEKHKIDVTLGNFVSNLVRIIVIVMVVIIVMGKLGISITPMVAAIGAASLGAGLAIQGMLSNYAAGVTLIVTRPFVIGNTIEIKGINGIVKDIRLGATILINEDGEQISIPNKMIIGDVLHNSFDYRLVESQFTVSVEHDVEAVIALLNASLQQSELVSKQPDFQVGINNLTNVGIELGVRYFVKTSHYYHSKYQVNLALLHSLKQANISLACPIREIHLLS
- a CDS encoding PilX N-terminal domain-containing pilus assembly protein, translated to MQYKQQGAVLAIGLVFLLVLTLVGVAGSSQSLLGERLASNDKQVTEAFMAAETGLVNAVTWLDNPLNAASWGKSDDCLTAINASKNTDSMARLSPTDSTSKIAASWQITSLQFTDNNATIVSCGNIADSGVNRCLTITYAKGSGGGNLAAMNIIGNITKFDTANSNNFQVVGANGGPAIATNSADNVNMIVDDIKDKGHMDNYVGGIEEVKFDDPFGDPEKMAQYIAAIKAEWTAMATSDPKKGIAPSNMGTEQNPKITYHQGDLSLKGRNTGAGILVVAGNLTISGNNLAYDGMIIVTGESFQLNGGGNHEVNGAIVFANPVQSSSGEWSFGEADASFELDINGGGNTSFTYDADALKKARDLLSDNNIAKDMWQIDDSGSDGTASKGKVMNWDTHSKT
- the pilV gene encoding type IV pilus modification protein PilV translates to MKMFMHKQKRQQGFSLIEVLITAFIVAFGVLGMAALQLKTLQISHSAYQRSIASVIATDAVERLWGNMAMDTPLTSDKLQQEWLAHWQQTATNQTLPGLNLSLINTAGTNTYVITVSWGEARFGANDVASQFSYSVDLYPSIGGP
- a CDS encoding GNAT family N-acetyltransferase, translated to MAWHIAKFEHLSVQTLYQILKLRVDVFVVEQACAYPELDGKDCLDDSRHVWFQSEVGDILAYARILPAGASYLHPAIGRVIVASASRGKGLAQELMQLAVAYCQQTWPGKPVDIGAQHHLLAFYQGVGFEAISEVYLEDGIPHIDMRLQP
- a CDS encoding NfeD family protein, with product MSMVQAEFLWLGVGIGLILAEVIVPGGIVILLGLACLIVAAALALGLVVGVAPSFTLWFMVSIVLLLGFRQVTQKLIGGDKHIDNTDEDLDIYNQTAVVIAAIGPGESQGRIEFQGSQWPALGDGTVIAVGANVRIICRENIALVVEPLAPEQAD
- a CDS encoding slipin family protein gives rise to the protein MLIFTVLFLVLIFIVYKWILIVPMRDVHVIERLGKFKSVLSPGFHFLIPFIDRVAYRHDTREQVLDVPPQSCISKDNTQLEVDGLVYLKVMDGKEASYGIENYRMAAVNLAQTTMRSEIGKLTLSETFSERDKLNDSIVREIDKASAPWGIKVLRYELKNITPSRHVIHTLEKQMEAERRKRAEITLANAEKAAMINLSEGERQEAINISEGQKQKRINEAKGTAQEISIVANAQAQGLAMVGEALTHSGAQAAMDMQLKQQFINEFGKVIAIADVAIVPSELAKIDGFFTGMEQVSSTIAAQQVNGGKA
- a CDS encoding GspH/FimT family pseudopilin gives rise to the protein MNQAYSACQRGFTLVELMVTVAIIGIVAAIGAPSFADMIRDNTARSQANQLLATMHYARSEAIKRQATVEVTISGVKGWKAEVKTGTTVLKEIDNSTTGTSVSAAKLGFDLRGRRSAGSPNCIDITYGGYQRQLQAGIGGTLKLVSGSCQGGSV